Proteins encoded within one genomic window of Melospiza georgiana isolate bMelGeo1 chromosome 24, bMelGeo1.pri, whole genome shotgun sequence:
- the CNR2 gene encoding cannabinoid receptor 2, whose translation MDSCRIPANASKCSGTTMECFMVLSTQAQKISIGILCGLFGTMCVFENSLVLYLIFSSPGIRKKPSYLFIGSLALADILASIIFVCSFVNFHVFNEAGFSKEVFLLQLGGVNTSFSASLSSLLLTALDRYLSISRPSEYKLLMTRKRAWTALAVLWVTCATIAGLPLLGWNCCTLDSSCSELFPFVDDNYLSGWLCWVVVLLGCIVCAYAHVLWRARRHVAYMEQHQAQAGKQNSRMRMDVMLAKTLVMVLAVLMLCWSPVLALMIYSIFGRLSDRLRKVFAFCSTLCLLNSMVNPIIYALRSKELFSSLRRVLSHFRRQLKAPEESPEAESNHKSSVIETVCEDTHTV comes from the coding sequence ATGGATTCCTGCAGGATCCCTGCAAACGCCTCCAAGTGCAGCGGGACCACCATGGAGTGCTTCATGGtgctcagcacacaggcacagaaGATAAGCATTGGTATCCTGTGTGGCCTCTTTGGGACAATGTGTGTTTTTGAGAACTCTCTGGTGCTCTACCTGATTTTCTCATCCCCTGGGATCAGGAAGAAGCCTTCCTACCTCTTCATCggcagcctggccctggctgaCATCCTGGCCAGCATCATCTTTGTCTGCAGCTTCGTGAACTTCCACGTGTTCAACGAGGCTGGTTTCTCCAAGGAggtgttcctgctgcagctgggaggggtAAACACGTCCTTCTCAGCCTCCCTCAGCAGCCTGCTGCTCACGGCCCTGGACCGCTACCTCTCCATCAGCCGGCCCTCGGAGTACAAGCTCCTGATGACCAGGAAAAGGGCCTggacagccctggcagtgctctggGTGACCTGTGCCACCATCGCTGGCCTgcccctgctgggctggaacTGCTGCACGCTGGATTCCTCCTGCTCCGAGCTGTTCCCCTTTGTGGATGACAATTACCTGtcgggctggctctgctgggtcgtggtgctgctgggctgcatcGTCTGTGCCTACGCCCACGTGCTCTGGAGGGCTCGGCGGCACGTGGCCTAcatggagcagcaccaggcacaggcagggaagcagaACAGCAGGATGAGGATGGACGTGATGCTGGCCAAGACCCTGGTGATGGTGCTGGCTGTCCTCATGCTCTGCTGGTCCCCCGTGCTCGCGCTGATGATCTACAGCATCTTCGGCAGGCTGAGCGACCGCCTGCGCAAGGTGTTCGCCTTCTGCAGCACCCTCTGCCTGCTCAACTCCATGGTCAACCCCATCATTTACGCCCTGAGGAGCAAGGAGCTCTTCTCCTCCCTGAGGAGGGTGCTGTCCCA